A region of the Terriglobales bacterium genome:
CGGTTGCCAGCAGTCAATGGCCGGCTTTGCGCGTGCCGCTCGCGCAAGAACTGGAAGCTGGCAACGCGAAGCTCGAAACTGCCTTCCATCGCTTCGCAACCCGCCACTGGCCCGGCTCGACAGCGCGGAGGCGCGGAGAACTACAAGCCAGGTCATGCTGAGCGGAGGACCGCGCAGCGGGCCGGAGTCGAAGCATCCCTACTCGCACCACAGGTCGTGATAGGAGTAGGGATCCTTCGACCCGCCCCTCGCAAGCGCGGGACCGCCCAGTGTGACAGCAAAAAACGAGGGCGGGCCGCTAGGCTCGCCCTCTCTCTCTGTGACTCTGTGTCTCGGTGGTAGGTGTCAAACGCCCACCGGTTGCTTCACCGGCACGCGTGTGAACCAGCCGAAGCGGTCGGGCAGCGTGCCGTTCACCAGTCCGTAGAACTCACCCTGGATCCTCTTTGTGATGGGGCCGAGCGCGCCGTTGCCCACGCTGATCTTGTCCACCGAGCGGATCGGTGTGATCTCCGCCGCCGTGCCGCTGAAGAACACCTCGTCGGAGATGTAGAGCATCTCGCGCGGGATCATCTGCTCCACGACCGGAATGCCGAGGTCGCGCGCGATGCGGATCACCGTGTCGCGCGTGATGCCGGGCAGCACCGAGTTGCCCAGCGGCGCGGTGTAGATCGTGCCCTGGCGAACGATGAACAGGTTTTCGCCCGAGCCCTCGCTGACGAAGCCGTTCACGTCGAGCGCGATGCCCTCGACATATCCGTTCATGATGGCTTCCATCTTGATGAGCTGCGAGTTCATGTAATTCGCGCCGCTCTTGGCGATGGCCGGCAGCGTGTTGGGCGCAATGCGCGTCCAGGAGGAGACGCACACGTCCACGCCCTCGGTGGCGTCCGAGCCCAGGTACTTGCCCCACGCGTAGTTGGCGATGTAGACCTCGGTCGGCGAGTTGAACGGGTTCACGCCCGCCTGGCCGTAGCCGCGCAGAATGATCGGCCGGATGTACGACGGCCACACTCGGTTCACGCCGATCAGCTCGACCAGCGCCGCCACCAGTTCGTCGCGCGTGAAGTCCACGTCAATGCGGTAGATCTTGGCGGAGTCGAGCAGGCGCTGAATGTGCTCCTGCGCGCGGAAAATCGCCGGGCCGGCGGGCTGCGAGTAGCAGCGGATCCCTTCGAACACCGACGAGCCGTAGTTCACCACGTGCGACATCACGTGGATCTTTGCGTCGTCCCAGGGAATGAGCTTCCCGTTGTGCCAGATCTTTTCCGATTTCGTGATCGCCATGCCGGCTCCTTAAGCACTCCTGGTCGGTGGGCAAAACCGGGCCGCGTTCCGCAAATTCAGATGCCGGGTGCGACAGAGCGGAACCGAAAAATTATAACCGAGAGGGCAAGGGAACTCAGGATTGATCCGGCTGCGGCGATTGAATATGCAGGCGTAACGTGAATCCGTGCCGCGCCACCGGCTGACTCATCCCTGCTTAACTACGGTTGCCGGGCAGGTAGGGGCCCCTCGCTGCGCTCGGGACCTAAACACAAACACCGACGTGCTCAGTGCGAGGCGCTGGGCGTCGCGGTGTTGGAAGGACCGGGCAGTTCGTCGCCCTTGAAATACTTTCCCGAAGCCAGCCGCATCTCCTGCATCGCCAGCAGCGGTTTGGGATAACTGTTCTGCGCGTTCCAGAACTGGAAGCCGACGCCGCCATGCTCGCGCGCCGTTCGCACCTGCGTGATCACATAGTCCACGCTGTAGGTTTTGGTGCGCCATGCGAAGGCCTGCAGCCACGGGCGCAGCACCACATTGCTCCCCGAGGTGACCTTGCGGAAGCGGTCCATCGATTCGGAGATGAAGTGCTCGGGCGCGTCGCCGGGATTGGCGTAGCCCTCCATGTTGAAGAAGTGCGAGGGATAGATCATGGGCGCCATGATATCGCAGTGGCGCGCCAGTTCCGCCACGTCCTGGCCGGTCTGCGCCAGGTCTTCTTTTTCCTGCCATGCCATGATGCCGAAAACGTCGAGCGAGAGCGCTACGCCGGCCGCGTGCAGCGCCACGTAGCCGCGCTTCACGAAGTCGGTGATCACGTCGGCGCGGCGCCACGTGGGATGTTCGGTGAAAAAGGCGAAGACAGCGTCCTTCTGATCGCCTTCGGCAGGGAAGCGCACGTAGTCGAATTGCACTTCATCCGCGCCCGATGCCGCCACGTATTTCGCCAGCGCCAGGTTGTACTCCTGCACGGCGCGGTTGGAGCTGTCGGTCCAAACCAGCTTGCCGTTTTCCGTCCACGGCTGGCCGGATTTCTTGGAGCGCACCGCCAGCTCGGGATGTTCGGTCACCAGGCGCTCGTCGCGGAAGAGCGCGATGCGCGCAATCGCGCGCATGTTCTGCCGGTGCAGATAGCGGACGTACTTGGGCAGGTTCGGAATCGCGGCGTGCGTTTTTCCGGCCAGCGCGTGTTCGAAGGGAACGTTCAGAATGCCGTCCGCGTCCTTGATGTCGAACACCACGGCGTTGCCGCCGGCTTCGCGCCAGCGCCGCACGACGTCGAGGCCCAGGCGGCTGCCGGCCATCGTTCCCGTCAGGTAAATGGCGCGGACTTCGAAGTCCCGCGCCGCCGGGAGCGGCTTCTCGGCGATGGGCGCCGTTTCGTACCCGGGCACCACCACTTGCTGGCCCGGCCTCAGGAAAGTCGCGCGCTCGAGGTGGTTGGCCGAGCGCAGCGCCGCCTCCAGCTCGGCGCGCGTCATGTACTCGGTTTGCGGCCACAGCCGCCGCACCACGTCGGTGATTCGCTCGCCTGAGGCGGACGTGTAGACATATCCCGCTGGGGTCAGGGCCGGCTTTCCCGCCACAGCCGTCCCCGAGGCCGGGACATCAGCCTTCGCCTTGGCAGGCGTGCTCCAACCCGCCTCAGACGACGCAGAGGGCAGAAGCAGGGCGTTGGCGCCCCATACCAGCAGCGAGCAAATCGCGAGGGTTACGGCGGAGATTACGAGAGGACGAGACCCGGGTCGGCAAAGCATTCCCCCAACTCTTTCAGAGCGCCTGAATCGCGATACTAGCACGCCACGCCCGGGCCGGGGTCCCGCCGGCGCCGCCGGGCATCTAGTCCAGCAACTCTGTTGGCTTGGAACCCGGTTCGGGCCCGCGAGTTTTCCACAGCAGAAGTGAATTTCACTCGCGTTCGTGGTCGCATCGGCCCGCGCGTTGCATCTAATCAGTGTGTATGGATTGTGCTCGGCTGTGCGTGATTACAACTCCGGCAGCCGCTTGTCCATCACATGAGCAGTCTGTCCAGGTCTCTGCGTGAGCGTGGACGGGGGTCCCCGATCGGAAGGGGAGATATGAAAACCGGTCTGAATACCGCGCTCGATCCGAACCGCCGCAGTGGCGATGCCCAGGATTTCGAGACCGCGCTCCGCCGCCGCATCGTCGGCCAGGAACAGGCGATTGAGAAGGTGGTGGAGATCTACCAGATGTTTCTGGCGGGGCTGAACCCGCCGAACCGTCCCGTGGGCAACCTGCTGTTTCTCGGACCCACCGGTTCGGGCAAGACGCGCGTGGTCGAGTCAATCGCCGAGGCGCTGTTTTCCGACCCGCGCGCCTGCATCAAGATTGACTGCGCCGAGTTCCAGCACAGCCACGAGATCGCCAAGCTGATCGGCTCGCCGCCGGGCTACCTTGGCCACCGCGAGACGCACCCGCTGCTCACCCAGGAAGCGCTCAACCAGTGGCACACCGACCGGCTCAAGCTCTCGATCCTGCTGTTCGACGAAATCGAGAAAGCTTCCGACGCGCTCTGGCAGCTCCTGCTCGGCATTCTCGACAAGGCCACGCTCACGCTCGGCGACAACCGCCGCGTGGACCTGAGCCAGTGCCTGATCGTGATGACCTCGAACCTGGGCGCGGGCGAGATGAGCGAACTGGTGAACGGCGGACTCGGCTTCGCCAGCAAGCCCAGCGAAGTGGACAACTCGCTCGACGACAAAATCGCGCGCACGGCGCAGGAATCGGCGCGGCGCAAGTTCTCGCCCGAGTTCATGAACCGCATCGACAAGGTCGTGGTCTTCAAGACGCTCCGCCCCGAGCACCTGGAGCAGATCCTGGAGATCGAGCTTGGCATGGTGCAGCAGCGCATCCTGCAGGCCACCGGCAACAACCAGTTCGTCTTCAGCTGCACGTCGCGCGTGAAGCGCCACCTGCTCGACGAAGGCACCGACGCGCGCTACGGCGCGCGCCACCTGAAGCGCGCCATCGAGCGTCACATCGTGTTCCCGCTCGCCAACCTGGTCGCCACCGGCCAGGTCAAATTGGGCGACTTCGTGAAGATTGACATGAGCCCCGAGGGGCGCATGGTCTTCGTGAAGGAAGCCGAAGGGGCGCTGGTGCCGGTGCTGCTCGAGAAGTACGGCGCCGAGTTTGCCGTGTCGGCCGCCGGTGCCCGCGCCGGCAAGAGCGCCGGTCGCAGCCGCGAGTTCGGAGCGTCATCCTCGACGGTGGACCATAAGTAGCTTGTTTCGACAGACTGCCTGCCAGGCTGTAGCGGCGGGCGCGCTTGTTCGCCGGCTTTCTCTGGCCCCAACCGCCAGCTCCGGCATCTAAACTCCGTAGGGCTTCTGTTACGTTATTAGGCCGTTCGGCGTGCCTCGGCACGCGCAGGAGGACGCATGACTTCCAATCTGACCCGCCGTCTGATGGCGCTGGCGTTGGTCGCCGTGATGGCTGCGCCCCAGCTCTTGCTGGCCGCCACCAGCTCGGGGATCGCCTTTCCCCAGCCGCACTCGGCGATGTTCGTCTCCCGCGACCAGGAGATCCAGCTCGGCCAGCAGGCGGCGCAGGAGGCACGAAAGCAGTATCCCGTCCTTCCCGATAACGACCCGCTCACGCAGTACCTGCGCTACGTGGCGTCGCGGCTGGTGCCCAACGTGCCCGAACCGCGCTACCCGTACGAGTTCCACATGATCAACCAGAAGGACATCAACGCCTTCGCCCTGCCGGGAGGGCCGGTGTTCGTCAACGTGGGCGCTCTGCAGGCGGCCGACAACGAGGCCGAGTTCGCCGGCGTGGTGGCGCACGAGATGTCGCACGTGTACATGCGCCATGGCGCAGCCATGGCCAGCAAGGCGATGATGGCGCAACTCCCTCTCGGCGTGCTCGGCGCGGTGCTGGGCAGCGGAACGGGCGCGTCGCTGGCGCGCATCGCCGGCTCGCTGTTCGCCAACGGCCTGCTGCTGCGCTACTCGCGCGACGCCGAAAGCGAGGCTGACGCCGTGGGCGCCCGGCTCATGTACCTGGCCGGTTGGAACCCAAGGGCCATGGCCGACTTCTTCACCAAGCTCGAGCAGGAAGGCGGCGCGCGCGGTCCCCAGTTCCTCAGCGATCACCCCAATCCAGGCAATCGTGCCGGCGCCATCCAGAAGCTGGTGGCGACTTTTCCGCCTCGCTCCTCATTCCAGGGGGATAGCTCGCAATTCCGCCAGGCCAAGCAGATTGCCATGGGCCGCAGGCCGCTGACGGCCGAGCAGGTCGCGCAGCAGCAGAAGCAGGGCGGACAGGGCGCCATTGGCCAGGTCACGCGCGACGAAATCCGGCCCAGCGACCAGATGCAGGCCCTGAATCACAGCGCATTCACGGTTTCGTATCCCTCGAACTGGAAGGTAAGTGGCGACCAAAACTCGGGCGTGACGATTTTCCCGGAAGCGGGTGTGTCGCAGAGTGCAATTGCGTACGGAGTGATCATCAACGGTTACGATCCCGAGTCACGCGATCTCGATGGCGGTTTGCACGAGCTGGAGGCGCAGCTCAGGCAATCGAACCCTGACCTGCGCGTCGTCACCAGCGACGAAAACATTCGCGTGAACGGCGTTCCGGGCAAGTCGGTCGAGATGATCGGGCCCTCGCCAGTCACCGGCCCCAACAATCAGCCCTTGCGCGAGCGCGACTGGATGGTCGCCTTCCAGCGCGGCAACGGCAGCCTGGTCTATATCGTCTTCATTTCGCCGGAAAACGACTTCAATGCTCTGCGCCCGACCTACGAAAAGATGCTGAGGTCGTTCAAGCTGAAGCAGTGAATCATTGAAAGTGGATAGTGAAGAGACCGCCTCCTGGGTGAGCGAGGTCGCGGCAGGCCGGCGCCGACCGGTTCATGACCGACGACAAGTCGCTATGCGGGAAGATGATCGAGGGAATCAGGTTTATTGCGGGAATTGATACCGACTTGTTCTGATCGGTGACGAAATTCAAGGCCGTGCCCAAGCGGCACTTCCCGACGGTCAACCCTTCTTCAGTTCCACCAACACCTGGCGCGCCACTTCCTTCAGCGTCTCAAACACGCCGGTGCCCTGGAACGCGACGGCTTCGAACACCGGCTCGCCGCGCTTTACCAGCTCCTTCTTGAGCGAGTCCACGGTCATGATGTTAGGCAGGTCGCGCTTATTGAGCTGGAGCACGTACGGAATCTTGCTGAAGTCGTAGCCGTGCTCCTTCAGGTTTTCCTGGAGATTGTCGAGCGCTTCCAGGTTCGCGTCCATGCGGTCTTCCTGCGAATCGGCCACGAAGACCACGCCGTCCACGCCCCGCAGGATCAGCTTGCGGCTGGCGTCGTAGAAAACCTGCCCCGGGACGGTATAGAGGTGGAATCGCGTCTTGAAGCCCCGCACCGTGCCCAGGTCCAGCGGCAGGAAATCGAAGAACAGCGTGCGGTCCGTCTCGGTGGCGAGTGAGATCATCTTGCTCTTCTGCTGGGCGGCTGTCTTATCGAAGATGTGTTGCAGGTTCGTGGTCTTGCCGCCCAGGCCGGCGCCGTAATAAACGATCTTGCAGTTGATCTCGCGCGCCGCAAAATTGATAAAGCTCACGGATGCGTTCTCAGTTCTCGGTCTTCAGTCCTCGGCTGGACACTGGGAACCCGCCAACCGAGCCCCTGAAACCGCGGGGATGGCCGCGATCCAGGCAGGCACTGACCTGTTCGGGCTGTCGGGGTGTTATATCACAACCGAAGTTGCCGGTTGCCAGTTGCCGGCCGTCAAGCAGAAAGCCGATAGGGCATGGCCGGATGACAGACGGTCCGGCTTTCGGAAGCCCATTCAAGACGGGCCATTGGACCGGCAACCGCTACTTCCGCTGCGGCGGCAGCGGGTAGTACCCGTCGCGGGCGAAGACTTTCAGGTTCGGCCGCCGCACCACGACTTCGATCTGCCGATAGTTGCTGGCCGCGGTGGCGCGCGCCGTGTACCCCAGCGTGTACTGGTTGCGCGCCTCCAGCGTGGCGCGCTGGTACGCCGCTTCGATCGCCTGCCGGTTGAGTTCGGCAATCACGTCGCCGCCTGTCGCCGAGGCGTACTTGGGCAGCAGGTTGGCGTAGCCCATGCCGGGCACGCGAACTTTCTGCAGGCTGCCATACACCGGCGCGGCTGACTGGCCCACGTTGACGGCGTACACGGAAATCTCGTGCGAGAGGAGCACCTTCAGCACGTCGGAGTAGCTGGCGTTGCTGCCGCGCTCCCGGCCTTCCGAGATCACGAAGATCATGCGCCGCCGCGTGCGCTCCCGCGCCGAAAGATCGTTGGCCGCCG
Encoded here:
- a CDS encoding M48 family metallopeptidase, giving the protein MTSNLTRRLMALALVAVMAAPQLLLAATSSGIAFPQPHSAMFVSRDQEIQLGQQAAQEARKQYPVLPDNDPLTQYLRYVASRLVPNVPEPRYPYEFHMINQKDINAFALPGGPVFVNVGALQAADNEAEFAGVVAHEMSHVYMRHGAAMASKAMMAQLPLGVLGAVLGSGTGASLARIAGSLFANGLLLRYSRDAESEADAVGARLMYLAGWNPRAMADFFTKLEQEGGARGPQFLSDHPNPGNRAGAIQKLVATFPPRSSFQGDSSQFRQAKQIAMGRRPLTAEQVAQQQKQGGQGAIGQVTRDEIRPSDQMQALNHSAFTVSYPSNWKVSGDQNSGVTIFPEAGVSQSAIAYGVIINGYDPESRDLDGGLHELEAQLRQSNPDLRVVTSDENIRVNGVPGKSVEMIGPSPVTGPNNQPLRERDWMVAFQRGNGSLVYIVFISPENDFNALRPTYEKMLRSFKLKQ
- a CDS encoding GTPase domain-containing protein yields the protein MSFINFAAREINCKIVYYGAGLGGKTTNLQHIFDKTAAQQKSKMISLATETDRTLFFDFLPLDLGTVRGFKTRFHLYTVPGQVFYDASRKLILRGVDGVVFVADSQEDRMDANLEALDNLQENLKEHGYDFSKIPYVLQLNKRDLPNIMTVDSLKKELVKRGEPVFEAVAFQGTGVFETLKEVARQVLVELKKG
- a CDS encoding AAA family ATPase is translated as MKTGLNTALDPNRRSGDAQDFETALRRRIVGQEQAIEKVVEIYQMFLAGLNPPNRPVGNLLFLGPTGSGKTRVVESIAEALFSDPRACIKIDCAEFQHSHEIAKLIGSPPGYLGHRETHPLLTQEALNQWHTDRLKLSILLFDEIEKASDALWQLLLGILDKATLTLGDNRRVDLSQCLIVMTSNLGAGEMSELVNGGLGFASKPSEVDNSLDDKIARTAQESARRKFSPEFMNRIDKVVVFKTLRPEHLEQILEIELGMVQQRILQATGNNQFVFSCTSRVKRHLLDEGTDARYGARHLKRAIERHIVFPLANLVATGQVKLGDFVKIDMSPEGRMVFVKEAEGALVPVLLEKYGAEFAVSAAGARAGKSAGRSREFGASSSTVDHK
- a CDS encoding branched-chain amino acid transaminase translates to MAITKSEKIWHNGKLIPWDDAKIHVMSHVVNYGSSVFEGIRCYSQPAGPAIFRAQEHIQRLLDSAKIYRIDVDFTRDELVAALVELIGVNRVWPSYIRPIILRGYGQAGVNPFNSPTEVYIANYAWGKYLGSDATEGVDVCVSSWTRIAPNTLPAIAKSGANYMNSQLIKMEAIMNGYVEGIALDVNGFVSEGSGENLFIVRQGTIYTAPLGNSVLPGITRDTVIRIARDLGIPVVEQMIPREMLYISDEVFFSGTAAEITPIRSVDKISVGNGALGPITKRIQGEFYGLVNGTLPDRFGWFTRVPVKQPVGV
- a CDS encoding putative glycoside hydrolase, which encodes MLCRPGSRPLVISAVTLAICSLLVWGANALLLPSASSEAGWSTPAKAKADVPASGTAVAGKPALTPAGYVYTSASGERITDVVRRLWPQTEYMTRAELEAALRSANHLERATFLRPGQQVVVPGYETAPIAEKPLPAARDFEVRAIYLTGTMAGSRLGLDVVRRWREAGGNAVVFDIKDADGILNVPFEHALAGKTHAAIPNLPKYVRYLHRQNMRAIARIALFRDERLVTEHPELAVRSKKSGQPWTENGKLVWTDSSNRAVQEYNLALAKYVAASGADEVQFDYVRFPAEGDQKDAVFAFFTEHPTWRRADVITDFVKRGYVALHAAGVALSLDVFGIMAWQEKEDLAQTGQDVAELARHCDIMAPMIYPSHFFNMEGYANPGDAPEHFISESMDRFRKVTSGSNVVLRPWLQAFAWRTKTYSVDYVITQVRTAREHGGVGFQFWNAQNSYPKPLLAMQEMRLASGKYFKGDELPGPSNTATPSASH